The following proteins are encoded in a genomic region of Pangasianodon hypophthalmus isolate fPanHyp1 chromosome 26, fPanHyp1.pri, whole genome shotgun sequence:
- the slc2a15b gene encoding solute carrier family 2, facilitated glucose transporter member 9, whose product MAEEVLTEPYGKIRKHLTSTLLAAALLSSFGSSMLYGYNLAVVNSPAQYIKDFYNRTAVRRNGSGLSNESITMLYSITVSIFAIGGLVGSLTVGMLVTKFGRRGTLVKSTVLVFVAGGLMGFSRHIGIPEMIIIGRFITGIHSGISLSVVPMFLGEIAPKNLRGFLGLVPSIFICIGVFIAQILGLHEVLGKEEHWPLFLSLVVIPTFIQLMLLPWFPESPRYLLIDKHNIHATLKALRWYRAKANIQAEVEEMQKEQRSLSSVQTISVYELLRDKAVRWQVISVMVINMGMQLSGIDAIWFYTNAIFENAGISVSQVQYTTVGTGAIEVIAGLIGCFTIERVGRRPLMIGGFSFMGICCAGITLSLVLQAHVPFMHYVSVACVVGIIAGFCIGPAGVPFLMTGELFKQSHRPSAYIIGGALNWLSNFTVGFVFPFLQMSAGAFCYLVFFGICVGVAAYVYFVIPETKNKTFVEISQMFASRNNCELEGEQLPITEHLGLRMKNRYGAMEKKGKEDMYMWSDDECVS is encoded by the exons ATGGCGGAGGAAGTTTTAACCGAGCCATACGGAAAAATTAGAAAG CATTTAACCTCGACCCTGCTAGCAGCAGCACTGCTCTCGTCTTTTGGCAGCTCCATGCTCTATGGCTATAACCTAGCTGTAGTCAATTCTCCTGCTCAG TATATAAAGGACTTTTATAACCGCACTGCAGTGAGGCGTAATGGGAGCGGTCTGAGCAACGAAAGCATCACAATGCTTTACTCCATTACCGTGTCCATTTTCGCCATTGGTGGACTGGTAGGCTCTCTCACTGTGGGAATGCTAGTCACCAAATTCGGAAG aaGAGGGACATTGGTGAAGAGCACAGTTCTAGTGTTTGTAGCTGGTGGACTCATGGGCTTTAGCAGGCATATTGGCATTCCTGAGATGATCATCATCGGTCGCTTCATCACAGGAATACATTCAG GGATCTCTCTTAGTGTAGTGCCCATGTTCCTGGGAGAAATTGCTCCAAAAAACCTCCGGGGTTTCCTGGGCCTTGTGCCTAGCATCTTCATCTGTATTGGAGTTTTCATTGCTCAAATTCTGGGACTTCATGAAGTCCTGGGAAAG GAAGAGCACTggcctcttttcctctctctggtTGTGATTCCAACCTTTATTCAACTAATGCTATTGCCATGGTTTCCTGAGAGCCCTCGTTACTTGTTGATTGATAAACATAATATTCATGCCACTCTCAAAG CTCTGAGGTGGTACAGAGCAAAAGCTAATATCCAGGCGGAAGTGGAGGAGATGCAGAAGGAACAGCGCTCACTCTCTTCAGTGCAGACCATCTCAGTGTATGAGCTGCTAAGAGACAAAGCCGTACGCTGGCAGGTCATATCAGTCATGGTCATCAACATGGGCATGCAGCTGTCTGGCATTGATGCG ATTTGGTTCTATACAAACGCCATCTTCGAGAATGCGGGAATCTCAGTCTCACAGGTTCAGTACACAACAGTTGGCACAGGTGCCATTGAGGTCATTGCTGGACTCATTGGG TGCTTTACTATTGAGCGAGTAGGTCGCAGGCCTCTGATGATTGGCGGATTCAGCTTTATGGGCATTTGCTGTGCAGGCATCACCCTTTCCCTTGTTCTGCAG GCTCACGTGCCCTTCATGCACTATGTCAGTGTGGCCTGTGTGGTGGGCATCATTGCAGGATTCTGCATTGGGCCTG CTGGAGTGCCCTTCCTCATGACAGGTGAGCTGTTTAAGCAGTCTCACCGACCTTCGGCTTACATCATTGGGGGTGCGCTCAACTGGTTATCTAACTTCACTGTCGGATTTGTCTTTCCATTCCTACAG ATGTCAGCAGGGGCTTTCTGTTACCTGGTGTTCTTCGGCATTTGTGTGGGCGTGGCAGCCTACGTCTACTTCGTCATCCCTGAGACAAAGAACAAGACATTTGTGGAGATCAGCCAGATGTTCGCTTCGAGGAACAACTGTGAGCTTGAGGGTGAACAGCTTCCAATCACTGAGCATCTTGGCCTAAGGATGAAGAACAGATATGGAGCAATGGAGAAGAAGGGAAAAGAGGACATGTACATGTGGAGTGATGACGAGTGTGTGAGCTGa